One Pseudomonadota bacterium genomic window, CTGGGAAACAGTCGCCTGGGGCAAATCAAGGCAATTCCATATATTTTTAACACATGATTCTTCGGTTAAAAGAGTCTGAACAATGCGAAGGCGAATGGGGTGTCCCAAAACTTTTAAAATCTCAGCCACCCGTACACAAACTTGATCACTCACAATCAACCTCCCATCAGCATCAATAAAA contains:
- a CDS encoding metalloregulator ArsR/SmtB family transcription factor; this translates as MSDQVCVRVAEILKVLGHPIRLRIVQTLLTEESCVKNIWNCLDLPQATVSQHLSVLKGKGIVDSAREGVSMRYWVSDEISKMIVSSLVEHMGMDCRAGGQDK